The genomic segment GCCAATTCCTCCAAGCCATGCTCGAGCCCGGCCTGTTGCGAAGCAATCGCGGCCCGAAAACGACTGCCCGCCACCATGCGGGCCGCATCTGCAGTTGAGCTGGTGGGCAACTGCAAAGCCTGGGGCAAGTGGTCAGCCAGCCACTGACTGCATTGCGCCAGGGCCTGGGGATGGGAGAGCACCTCACTAATCCCCTCCAGCGGACCACTGCCGAGCAGGGCATGGCGAATCGGCAGCACCAGGGCCCGGGCAATGGCCAGATCCGAGTGTTCCCAAAGGGCATCAAGACAGGCGGTTACGCCCCCTTCCACGGAGTTCTCCACCGGGACCACCGCCGCATCAGTTCGGCCGGAGGCCAGGGCCTCTACCACGGCCCTAATGCCAATTTGGGGTAGCAAGATTGGTTCAGCCAGGTCCTCAAGCTGGGCCAACTGCCGCGCCGCCTGTTCGCCATAGGTGCCCACCGGGCCGAGATAGGCAATGCGCATGGAAGACCAGGGCGGAATATCGCGCTGGAGGAAGGCCGATAGGATCATGCCGCGTCAGCCAGCTAGGCATGCCCCTGGCCTTCAGCGCCAGTCAGCAACTGCAACTTGGCGTGAGCCATGGGGCCGAGCTCCTATCTGGCTATTTGACCCAGGAAGAGCGGGTGGTTAAGGCCCTACTCGATCCGTCCCAATTGGAGCGGCTGGCCCCGGGGCGCTACCGCTATTGCGTGACCCATCTGCAGCTTTTTCACCTACAGATCCACCCCGTGGTGGAACTGCGCACCACCAGCAGCCCAGGTGAGCTGGAACTAGAGGCCCTTGATTGCGAACTGGAGGGGCTGGGGCTCGTGGACGACTTCAAGCTCACCCTGCACTCCTCTTTGCGGGCGGGGGAACTGGGCCTGGAGGGCGAAGCCACCCTGGCGGTCCAAGTGAGCCAGCCAGCCCTACTGAAATTAATTCCGGCCAAAGTGCTCGAAGCCACGGGCCAGTCGCTGCTGGGAGGCATTCTTCTGGGCATCAAAAACCGGGTGGGCCAGCAGCTTCTGGCCGATTTTCGCCAGTGGTGCCAGGAGCAGGGACCAGCCGGCTAGGGGCTCAGCCAATTGCGCAGGAAACTGCGCCTATGCAGTGGTGTCGGCCCCAGATCAGCGATGGCGCTGCGGTGCTGGGCTGTGCCATAGCCAACATGCCGACCCAACCCATAGCCCGGGTAGCTCTCATCCAGCTCCATTAACAGGGCATCGCGGGCCTGCTTGGCCAGCACGCTGGCTGCCGCTATGGCCAAACACAACCGATCACCAGACACCAGGGTGTTCTGCCGTCCCAACCAACCCCGCAGGGGCAGCACCCCATCGACCAGCAACAGCTGGGGCGGGCCCGGCAGTTTTTGCAGGGCCCGGTGCATGGCCCGCTCCGTTGCCAGGCGGATACCGACCCGATCGATCTCAGCCGCTGAGGCCTGGCCCAGGGCCCAAGCCAAGGCCCTGCCCTGGATCTGGGGCACTAGGGCGGCCCGTTTACGGGCAGAAAGTTTCTTGCTGTCGGTCAGGCCAGCGGCCTGGAGGGGCCCCAGGGCTGCCCGAGGCAAGACCACCGCTCCAGCAAACACAGGGCCAAACACACAACCTCGACCCACCTCATCAACCCCCGCGCAAAGGGCGGGATCAAGGCCCTGCCAAGGATCAGCCAGAGACTTGGGGGCCATGGGGCTGGCTCTCAGCCACCAGCTAGGTGGCGGCTGAGGAGCGGCGGCGGCGGCGGCGGGGTTCGCCGGCTTCGTCTAGGTCAGGGTCCTGGGCGGGGGCTGCCTCAGTTGTTGGGGCGGTTTCTGTTTTTGCGGATGCCTCAGTAGTTGCGGAACTGCGGGTGCGGGATCGGCTCCGGCTTGCGGCGGTGGGCACCGAGACGGTGATCACGGTTTCAGGCTCCGTTTGGACAGGTAGGGGCGTGATCTCGACCGGCACCGCCACAAACTGCTCAGCCATGGCCGAATCATCGGAGCCATAGGCCACATCGCCAGCGTTATCGCCTGGCTGGTCGCCGGCTGATTCTCCGGAAGATTCACCTGGCGTGCCGCGATTGCCGCGGCCGCGGCGCCTACGGCCACCGGATGAGGCCAATTGTTGAAGGGCCTCCTCAAGCACCGCCTCCGCATCCTCCCCGGGTCGCACCACCCGCACCATCAGATTTTCGCTGGGGGGCTGAGCGTCTAGCAGCAATGCCGGACTCAACCCCATCCAGCCATAGACCAGTTCTTGCTCCGCATCCATGGTCACGGCCACCAAATCCGGGTCATGGCGGCGGGTGGTGGTCGGCTCACTGGCGGCACTCAGGGAGCCAGTCAGTTCAGCGCTGGTACCAAAGCTGGAAGCCTCAGGGGCATAACCGCCAAAGCTTTCGGAGCCATCGCTGGCACCACGGCCACCGCGGCCACCACGGCGACGGCGGCCAGAGGCACTTCCATCGCTGGCGACGGGTGAAAGCACTTCGGAGCGGGCGGAGGCCACCGAACGCACCAAGCCGGTCAGGGTGGCCAGGGGCTGGAGGGTGTCCTTGCCCGGCAGAACGGCCACATGGCCCAGGCCACCGCAGCTGGGGCAAGCCCTAGCAAACAGCTCATAGATGTTTTGGCCCTGGCGCTTGCGGGTGAGCTCAACCAAACCCAGCTCGGTGAGTTGGGCGATCTGGGGCCTGGAGCCATCGTTGCGTACTGCCTGGGTGAAATGTTCCAGCAACTGGAGCTGGTCGCGCCGCGATTCCATGTCGATGAAATCGACAATCACCACACCACCGATGT from the Cyanobium sp. WAJ14-Wanaka genome contains:
- a CDS encoding DUF1997 domain-containing protein; the protein is MPLAFSASQQLQLGVSHGAELLSGYLTQEERVVKALLDPSQLERLAPGRYRYCVTHLQLFHLQIHPVVELRTTSSPGELELEALDCELEGLGLVDDFKLTLHSSLRAGELGLEGEATLAVQVSQPALLKLIPAKVLEATGQSLLGGILLGIKNRVGQQLLADFRQWCQEQGPAG
- a CDS encoding Rne/Rng family ribonuclease translates to MPQQIVIAEQLRIAAVFNDERVDELIVAQGLYQIGDVYLGTIENVLPGIDAAFVNIGESEKNGFIHVTDLGPLRLRKGAAGITELLEPRQKVLVQVMKEPTGTKGPRLTGNLSLPGRFLVLQPHCQGVNISRRINGENERNRLRALGVLIKPPGAGLLIRTEAEGISEELLIDDLENLLRQWEGIQAAAETASPPVLLNRDEDFIHRVLRDHSSPEVVRVVVDSADAVARVQAFLGPDQADVQVVHHSESNEILEHFRVDAAIRDALKPRVDLPSGGYVIIEPTEALTVIDVNSGSFTRSANARETVLWTNCEAAVEIARQLKLRNIGGVVIVDFIDMESRRDQLQLLEHFTQAVRNDGSRPQIAQLTELGLVELTRKRQGQNIYELFARACPSCGGLGHVAVLPGKDTLQPLATLTGLVRSVASARSEVLSPVASDGSASGRRRRGGRGGRGASDGSESFGGYAPEASSFGTSAELTGSLSAASEPTTTRRHDPDLVAVTMDAEQELVYGWMGLSPALLLDAQPPSENLMVRVVRPGEDAEAVLEEALQQLASSGGRRRRGRGNRGTPGESSGESAGDQPGDNAGDVAYGSDDSAMAEQFVAVPVEITPLPVQTEPETVITVSVPTAASRSRSRTRSSATTEASAKTETAPTTEAAPAQDPDLDEAGEPRRRRRRSSAAT
- the pheA gene encoding prephenate dehydratase — encoded protein: MRIAYLGPVGTYGEQAARQLAQLEDLAEPILLPQIGIRAVVEALASGRTDAAVVPVENSVEGGVTACLDALWEHSDLAIARALVLPIRHALLGSGPLEGISEVLSHPQALAQCSQWLADHLPQALQLPTSSTADAARMVAGSRFRAAIASQQAGLEHGLEELAFPINDVAGNCTRFLLLRRGERSCEGPVASLAFSLHSNQPGALLEALGCFAHRALNMSRIESRPSKREMGEYIFFVDLELPEGPGPLAEVLIELQPLCEHLAMFGAYPLTNLAVSQS
- a CDS encoding ribonuclease HII, whose product is MAPKSLADPWQGLDPALCAGVDEVGRGCVFGPVFAGAVVLPRAALGPLQAAGLTDSKKLSARKRAALVPQIQGRALAWALGQASAAEIDRVGIRLATERAMHRALQKLPGPPQLLLVDGVLPLRGWLGRQNTLVSGDRLCLAIAAASVLAKQARDALLMELDESYPGYGLGRHVGYGTAQHRSAIADLGPTPLHRRSFLRNWLSP